The Pedobacter ginsengisoli region AAGCCTCCGCCTATTAAATATTTACGAAGATTATTTGCTTCAGCTGTGCTAAACACCACATTGCCATGCCCTGTTAGGTATACAAATGGATAGTTAAATATTTCAGCACTACCAACTTCAACAATTGCCTCCTGGGGGGCAAAGTTGGTTTGCAGGTTTTTATTACAAAAATCAATAAGATTAGGAAGTGCGGTTCTGTTGGCATACCAATCCCCTCCGCCGTTATATTTCAGTTTGGCTAATTTATACGTTGGCGAATGGAAGCCTGATAACAAAAAGATTATTCCAATAAAAAAAAGGGTTCTGAACTTCATCTATTTAAATAATTCACTTCAAAACAGGCAGCTAAAGCAGCGGTTTCTGTTCTTAGTCGTGTATTACCTAAAGTTAATGGTTTGTAGCCATTTTGCAAAGCCAATTCAATTTCCTGAGGTGTAAAATCGCCTTCCGGTCCAATGAGAATAGTATAATTCTGACGAGGCTTGGCAATCTGGCTGATGTATTGCCTGGACGACTCATCTATACAATGAGCAATCATCTTATGGTCTGCGTTTGCTATTTTCAGGAAATCAGAGAGATTTATTTGAGGGTTAATCTTTGGATGATAAGCCTGTAGTGACTGCTTAACAGCAGAGGTAACTACTTTAACCAGGCGATCTTCTTTAACTACCCGGCGCTCTGATCTGTCGCAGATTATTGGCGTAATCTCCTCAATGCCTATTTCGGTTGCTTTTTCCAAAAACCATTCTAACCTGTCGATGTTTTTAGTGGGAGCAACAGCAATGTGCAAACGATGATTCCGCTTATTGTAGTTATGGGTTGCTTCGAGTACCTTAAGCGTAACATTTTTCTTTGTCTGGCTTACAATTGCTGCTTTGTAAAGCCCTCCAACGCCATCGATAAGATAAACTTCTGATCCAATATTTAACCTTAAAACCCTTATGCAATGTTTGCTTTCATCCTCATTTAAGACATATTCATCAGCAGTGATGTCTGGTGTATAAAAAACATGCATGACAAGGTAGATTAATGATTGTCGACCATATCACTTTTACTAATTACCAGCTCGAGTTTTATGGTTTCTATATTTTGTTCCGTTTTCTTTAAGATGGTAAATAAATAGCCATAACATTCTTCGCTATCACCCACCTCGGGTATCCTGCCGAATGCGTGAGAAACAAGCCCTCCTACAGTATCAAAATCCTCGTCCTCCGGTAAATCATGAGGCAAATGTTCATTTACATCATAAACCGTTGCATAAGCATTAATGATAAATTCTGTATCTGATATTTTTTCAACTGTTGGCTTTTCCTCATCATACTCATCCTGTATCTCACCAACGATCTCCTCAACTATATCTTCAAGAGTTACCATTCCGGCGGTACCACCAAATTCATCAATTACAATAGCAATTTGAATACGTTTTTGCTGAAGTTCACTTAGCAGATCATTTATCTTTTTTGTTTCGGGAACAAAGTATGGTTTTCTGATGATATCATTTAAAGACCACTCTTTATTATCCGCCAATAAAGGCAGGATGTCCTTTGCGTGTACAATTCCTATAATTTTATCAATTATATCATCATAAACCGGCATTCTTGAATATCCCTCACCAATTATTGTTTCTACTACTTCCTGCTTAGGTGTAGACAACTCGATTCCAGAAATTTTAGTTCTTGGAACCATAATATTTTTAAC contains the following coding sequences:
- a CDS encoding 16S rRNA (uracil(1498)-N(3))-methyltransferase, coding for MHVFYTPDITADEYVLNEDESKHCIRVLRLNIGSEVYLIDGVGGLYKAAIVSQTKKNVTLKVLEATHNYNKRNHRLHIAVAPTKNIDRLEWFLEKATEIGIEEITPIICDRSERRVVKEDRLVKVVTSAVKQSLQAYHPKINPQINLSDFLKIANADHKMIAHCIDESSRQYISQIAKPRQNYTILIGPEGDFTPQEIELALQNGYKPLTLGNTRLRTETAALAACFEVNYLNR
- a CDS encoding hemolysin family protein, with product MEGLKIFLTFFLVALNGFFVAAEFAIVKVRASQIEIKAKSGSRVANIAKYITQHLDGYLAATQLGITLASLGLGWVGESVMHNIVHDALINFNLSEVYITSISTFIAFLFITVMHIVFGELAPKSVAIQRPVATTLFIAVPLQAFYWLFRPFIWVLNGLANVILKLFGISNVGGHESVHSTEELYYLLDQGKESGALDTNEHELIKNVFDFNERVVKNIMVPRTKISGIELSTPKQEVVETIIGEGYSRMPVYDDIIDKIIGIVHAKDILPLLADNKEWSLNDIIRKPYFVPETKKINDLLSELQQKRIQIAIVIDEFGGTAGMVTLEDIVEEIVGEIQDEYDEEKPTVEKISDTEFIINAYATVYDVNEHLPHDLPEDEDFDTVGGLVSHAFGRIPEVGDSEECYGYLFTILKKTEQNIETIKLELVISKSDMVDNH